One Telluria mixta DNA window includes the following coding sequences:
- a CDS encoding IS4 family transposase, producing the protein MFNVNPFSIMALQLDLDYSASLTPQEFDRFASLIDPAWIDEALQQTGTVSVRRRRLPADRMVWLVIGLALFRNEPIWHIVKQLDLADGPAASTPVPSASVAGRERLGEAPLEWLFKRTASCWGERAPAESALFHGLRSYAVDGVVWSVPSTPENEREFGRPRGGDGRDGAWPQLRAVCLMDTHSHLLRAVDFGECQTGELSYAKTLIQAAPDNSLTIFDRAYFSAAFLLDWQRSGLQKHWLIRTKTSLCYEVVCQVAPGDCLVRLPVSPQARRQHPDLPSHWQARLIECTVGGQPRRFLTSLCDAHRFPARDVAAHYVQRWEIELGFREMKQGMLKKAPVLRSRLPELVRQEVWGMLIAYNLLRHEIAQMATELNVPPQRLSFQWLALAIVTALYHWPLETPGTFPKRLASLREQARAYLLPERRTRSYPRTIKSRKSKYPTKHASPA; encoded by the coding sequence ATGTTCAACGTAAATCCGTTTTCTATCATGGCTCTGCAACTTGACCTGGATTACTCGGCCTCGCTGACGCCGCAGGAATTTGACCGTTTCGCCAGCCTTATCGATCCGGCGTGGATCGATGAGGCTTTGCAACAGACTGGCACTGTGTCGGTGCGTCGTCGTCGGTTACCGGCCGATCGGATGGTCTGGCTGGTAATTGGACTGGCATTGTTTCGAAACGAGCCGATCTGGCATATCGTCAAACAGCTCGATCTTGCCGATGGCCCGGCAGCCAGCACACCTGTCCCCAGTGCTTCAGTGGCGGGGCGTGAGCGTTTAGGCGAAGCCCCATTGGAATGGCTGTTCAAGCGGACGGCAAGCTGCTGGGGTGAGCGTGCCCCAGCGGAGAGTGCGCTGTTTCATGGCCTGCGCAGTTATGCTGTTGATGGCGTGGTCTGGTCGGTGCCGAGCACGCCAGAAAACGAAAGGGAGTTTGGCCGGCCCCGGGGAGGTGACGGACGTGATGGCGCTTGGCCGCAATTGCGTGCCGTCTGCCTGATGGATACCCACAGTCACCTGCTGCGCGCCGTCGACTTCGGAGAGTGCCAGACAGGTGAGCTGAGCTATGCAAAGACACTGATACAGGCTGCGCCTGATAACTCGCTCACGATTTTTGATCGAGCCTATTTCTCGGCCGCGTTTCTACTGGACTGGCAACGGTCGGGCCTGCAAAAGCATTGGCTGATACGCACCAAAACCTCGCTGTGTTATGAGGTAGTCTGCCAGGTGGCTCCCGGTGACTGTCTGGTACGGCTTCCCGTCTCACCTCAGGCGCGTCGGCAGCATCCGGATCTTCCCTCGCACTGGCAGGCTAGACTGATCGAATGCACGGTGGGCGGACAGCCTCGACGATTTCTCACCTCGCTGTGCGATGCGCATCGTTTCCCCGCGCGTGACGTCGCCGCACACTACGTGCAGCGATGGGAGATCGAACTCGGTTTCAGGGAAATGAAGCAAGGCATGCTGAAAAAAGCGCCTGTCCTGCGCAGCAGGCTGCCGGAACTCGTGCGCCAGGAAGTATGGGGAATGTTGATCGCCTACAACCTGCTGCGCCATGAAATTGCCCAGATGGCCACTGAACTGAACGTGCCACCGCAGCGCCTCAGCTTCCAATGGCTGGCCCTGGCCATCGTTACCGCGCTGTACCACTGGCCGCTCGAAACACCCGGCACCTTCCCCAAGCGATTGGCATCGCTACGTGAACAAGCACGTGCCTACCTTCTACCAGAGCGACGAACACGCTCATATCCGAGAACAATAAAATCCAGGAAATCCAAGTACCCAACAAAACATGCCAGCCCCGCTTAA
- a CDS encoding NF038129 family PEP-CTERM protein, producing the protein MIKHLTSFFTRALLALALAGGANTAFAGPMYHFTVDTSGLTGTGYLDLTFAALAGATPATATLTHFTGAFGGTALPAGDVGGDIGTKVTFGNGPTFNELLQAVTFGGLLSFDAAFDIAPGGAIGTGFGIALVNAALDNYVPGTSGNVASIDLMPGAPATVWADAAFVTATPVPEPAGLPVFATGCVLAALALRYRKATPGSEPDFGKFPITGL; encoded by the coding sequence ATGATCAAGCACCTGACATCCTTCTTCACACGCGCCCTGCTGGCACTGGCGCTCGCCGGCGGCGCGAACACCGCGTTCGCCGGGCCGATGTATCACTTCACCGTCGACACGTCGGGCCTGACGGGCACCGGCTACCTCGACCTGACGTTCGCGGCTCTGGCAGGCGCGACGCCGGCGACGGCCACGCTGACGCATTTCACCGGCGCGTTCGGTGGCACCGCGCTGCCGGCGGGCGACGTCGGCGGCGACATCGGCACCAAAGTCACGTTCGGCAACGGCCCCACGTTCAACGAACTGCTGCAGGCCGTGACGTTCGGCGGCCTGCTCAGCTTCGACGCCGCCTTCGACATCGCGCCCGGCGGCGCGATCGGCACCGGCTTCGGGATTGCGCTGGTGAACGCGGCGCTCGACAACTACGTCCCGGGCACGAGCGGCAACGTCGCATCGATCGACCTGATGCCGGGCGCACCCGCCACGGTCTGGGCCGACGCCGCATTCGTGACCGCCACCCCGGTGCCGGAACCGGCCGGCCTGCCCGTGTTCGCGACGGGCTGCGTGCTGGCGGCACTGGCCCTGCGCTACCGTAAAGCAACACCGGGGTCAGAGCCCGATTTTGGGAAATTTCCAATAACCGGGCTCTGA
- a CDS encoding glycoside hydrolase family 30 protein, with the protein MLKQRLLRWSLPLLAMSALPAAVAQTVAIDPATTYQVIRGFGGHNGAGWIADLTPAQVDTAFGTGPGQIGLTVMRMRIDPSSSAWATQVPTAKLAKAKGVTLFATPWTPPPYMKTSNAIAHGSLIPSYYPDYATHLLGFADYMRTNGAQLYGISVQNEPDWDPDYEGCQWTSAQFIDFIKSQGPRFAGLKLMAPESLGMRKVLSDPILNDAGAAAQLSIVAGHLYGTTPSDYPLARAKGKEVWMTEHYTDSTSDANDWAKAMPVAIEVHRSMAANYSAYVWWYIRRFYGLITEDGNVSKRGWIMSQYAKFVRPGYVRIGATQNPYPDVYVTAYKGGDGKVVVVAVNNGTAQRRVNLAFGSGAPGTLKRYVTSAATNESYAGDYPVIAGGASADLEPSSVSTFVSQPAVADLTASVKVVQSGLTANRFTSQFSGTVSFTNTTGATIAASTLRLVVEGLTAGVTLDNRQGDVNGVPYITLPVNQIAPGATVTVTTTFGNPSKGAIAYTPKLQGITF; encoded by the coding sequence ATGTTGAAACAACGTTTATTACGATGGAGCCTGCCGCTGCTCGCGATGTCCGCGCTCCCCGCGGCCGTCGCGCAGACGGTCGCCATCGATCCCGCGACGACCTACCAGGTCATCCGCGGGTTCGGCGGGCATAACGGCGCGGGCTGGATCGCCGACCTGACGCCGGCCCAGGTCGACACCGCGTTCGGCACGGGCCCGGGCCAGATCGGCCTGACGGTCATGCGGATGCGCATCGACCCGTCCAGCAGCGCGTGGGCCACGCAGGTGCCGACGGCGAAGCTGGCGAAGGCGAAGGGCGTCACCCTGTTCGCCACGCCGTGGACGCCGCCGCCGTACATGAAGACGTCGAACGCCATCGCGCACGGCAGCCTGATCCCGAGCTACTACCCGGACTACGCGACGCACCTGCTGGGCTTCGCCGACTACATGCGCACGAACGGCGCCCAGCTGTACGGCATCTCCGTGCAGAACGAGCCGGACTGGGATCCGGACTACGAGGGCTGCCAGTGGACCTCCGCCCAGTTCATCGACTTCATCAAGTCGCAGGGGCCGCGCTTTGCCGGCCTCAAGCTGATGGCGCCGGAATCGCTGGGCATGCGCAAGGTGCTGTCCGATCCGATCCTGAACGACGCGGGCGCGGCGGCCCAGCTGTCCATCGTGGCGGGCCATTTGTACGGCACGACGCCCAGCGACTACCCGCTCGCGCGCGCCAAGGGCAAAGAGGTGTGGATGACGGAGCACTACACCGACAGCACGTCGGACGCCAACGACTGGGCCAAGGCGATGCCGGTGGCGATCGAGGTCCACCGCAGCATGGCCGCGAACTACAGCGCCTACGTGTGGTGGTACATCCGCCGCTTCTACGGGCTGATCACGGAGGACGGCAACGTCAGCAAGCGCGGGTGGATCATGTCGCAGTACGCGAAATTCGTGCGGCCCGGCTACGTGCGCATCGGCGCCACGCAGAACCCCTACCCCGACGTGTACGTGACCGCGTACAAGGGCGGCGACGGCAAGGTCGTCGTCGTCGCGGTCAACAACGGCACGGCGCAGCGCCGCGTCAACCTGGCGTTCGGCAGCGGCGCGCCCGGCACCCTGAAACGCTACGTCACGTCGGCCGCGACGAACGAAAGCTATGCGGGCGACTACCCGGTCATCGCGGGCGGCGCCAGCGCCGACCTCGAACCGTCCAGCGTGAGCACCTTCGTCAGCCAGCCGGCCGTCGCCGACCTCACGGCCAGCGTCAAGGTCGTGCAGAGCGGCCTGACGGCGAACCGTTTCACGAGCCAGTTCAGCGGCACGGTGTCCTTTACCAATACCACGGGCGCGACGATCGCCGCGTCGACCCTGCGCCTCGTGGTGGAGGGCCTCACGGCGGGTGTCACGCTCGACAACAGGCAGGGTGACGTGAACGGCGTGCCGTACATCACGCTGCCCGTGAACCAGATCGCCCCGGGCGCCACCGTCACCGTGACGACGACGTTCGGCAACCCATCGAAGGGCGCCATCGCCTACACCCCGAAACTCCAAGGCATCACGTTCTGA
- a CDS encoding glycoside hydrolase family 30 protein has product MPHAFSRTTRRVAAAILLLSAFAASASAQTVAINPATTYQTVRGFGGFSGAGWAAELTAAQVDAAFGTGTGQIGLSIMRLRIDPDPSKWSTQLTSAQLAKAKGAILFGTPWTPPADMKTNNSLVQGSLLPSRYGDYATHLLNFASTMQAGGAALYAISIQNEPDFAPDYESCLWTSQQFIDFLSSQGSRFGTYKVIAGESATFYKPLTDPILNSATAAPQFDILAGHLYGVNPSDYPLARSKGKEVWMTEHFTDSTSDANDWTKAMPVALELHNSMVANYSAYVWWYIRRPYGLLTEDGNVSKRGYIMAQFAKYVRPGAVRVAATEKPYADVFVTAYKNTAGKLVVVAINNGTSQRQLQLQVGSAAPGFTKYRTTSTDNTGYAGQYTVTAGVATAWIDPGSVNTFVSQ; this is encoded by the coding sequence ATGCCTCATGCTTTTTCGCGCACCACCCGCCGCGTCGCGGCGGCGATTCTCCTGTTGTCCGCCTTTGCCGCCAGCGCATCCGCGCAGACGGTCGCCATCAACCCGGCCACGACGTACCAGACCGTGCGCGGCTTCGGCGGCTTCAGCGGTGCCGGCTGGGCGGCGGAGCTGACCGCTGCCCAGGTCGACGCCGCGTTCGGCACCGGCACGGGCCAGATCGGCCTGTCCATCATGCGCCTGCGCATCGATCCGGATCCCAGCAAGTGGTCCACGCAACTGACGTCCGCGCAACTCGCCAAGGCGAAAGGCGCCATCCTGTTCGGGACGCCGTGGACGCCGCCGGCGGACATGAAGACAAATAACAGCCTCGTCCAGGGAAGCCTGTTGCCCAGCCGCTATGGCGACTACGCCACGCACTTGCTGAACTTCGCGAGCACGATGCAGGCCGGCGGCGCCGCGCTATACGCCATCTCGATCCAGAACGAACCGGACTTCGCCCCGGACTACGAAAGCTGCCTGTGGACCTCGCAGCAATTCATCGATTTCCTGTCCTCCCAGGGGTCGCGCTTCGGCACCTACAAGGTGATCGCGGGCGAGTCCGCCACGTTCTATAAACCGCTCACCGATCCAATTCTCAACAGCGCGACGGCCGCGCCGCAGTTCGACATCCTCGCCGGCCACCTGTACGGCGTGAACCCGAGCGACTATCCCCTCGCCCGTTCCAAGGGCAAGGAGGTGTGGATGACGGAGCACTTCACCGACAGCACGTCCGACGCAAACGACTGGACGAAGGCGATGCCGGTCGCGCTGGAACTGCACAACAGCATGGTGGCCAACTACAGCGCCTATGTCTGGTGGTACATCCGACGCCCGTACGGCCTGCTGACGGAGGACGGCAACGTCAGCAAGCGCGGCTACATCATGGCCCAGTTCGCGAAATACGTCCGCCCCGGCGCCGTGCGCGTCGCGGCGACGGAAAAGCCGTATGCCGACGTCTTCGTCACGGCCTACAAGAACACCGCCGGCAAGCTGGTCGTGGTGGCCATCAACAACGGCACGTCGCAGCGCCAGCTGCAGCTGCAGGTCGGCAGTGCCGCCCCCGGCTTCACGAAATACCGCACCACGTCGACGGACAACACCGGGTATGCGGGGCAGTACACGGTCACGGCCGGCGTCGCGACCGCGTGGATCGATCCCGGCAGCGTCAACACTTTTGTAAGTCAGTAA